Proteins from a genomic interval of Crassostrea angulata isolate pt1a10 chromosome 7, ASM2561291v2, whole genome shotgun sequence:
- the LOC128156532 gene encoding uncharacterized methyltransferase YdaC-like, translating into MASFIKDALARNLRQPRGGPVGWFVNRYVFENLNRGLEENAVKLCDISKDDSVLEVGFGPGIGIQEAYMRIKDGKGKIYGAEISKKMIQKATQKLQPQISAGKVELVLADVINLPFESDMFDHVFHCNCYYFWDDQVACVKELRRVMKQNAKMITVLNEFSLKEVNEKGIMKYGNTDPEKYIDSLKKAGFHDVNYLKLKSERGNPFSAISARK; encoded by the exons ATG GCAAGTTTCATTAAAGATGCTCTTGCCAGAAACTTGAGACAGCCGAGAGGAGGGCCAGTTGGATGGTTTGTGAAT AGATATGTTTTTGAGAACCTCAATAGAGGACTTGAAGAAAATGCTGTTAAATTGTGCGATATTTCTAAAGATGACTCTGTGTTGGAAGTGGGATTTGGTCCAGGCATTGGAATTCAAGAGGCCTACATGAGAATAAAGG atgGCAAGGGCAAAATTTATGGTGCTGAAATTTCCAAGAAAATGATCCAAAAAGCAACTCAAAAGCTTCAACCTCAGATCTCTGCAGGAAAGGTGGAGCTCGTTCTAGCTGACGTAATCAATCTGCCTTTTGAGTCGGACATGTTTGACCACGTGTTTCATTGTAACTGTTACTATTTTTGGGATGACCAAGTAGCTTGTGTTAAAGAATTGCGAAGAGTCATGaaacaaaatgcaaaaatgaTTACCGTATTAAATGAGTTTAGTCTCAAGGAGGTCAATGAAAAGGGGATCATGAAATATGGCAATACGGACCCTGAGAAATATATTGACTCCCTAAAAAAAGCTGGATTTCATGATGTCAATTATCTAAAGTTGAAGAGTGAGAGAGGCAACCCTTTTAGTGCAATCTCTGCTcgcaaataa
- the LOC128157499 gene encoding COP9 signalosome complex subunit 8-like, producing MVHLKMAKENVDYKKLQTDLEQQELESAGGVAPAQVYNQLLALYLLHNDMCNAKFLWKRIPQTVKSSTPETVQIWAVGQKLWLRDYPGIYEALKKEWSESISQIMEAVKAATRERAKTLVSKAYSSIDADDFAVFMGMPLSEAIQAATQEGWTYDSATKYIKPTKPVMLKDPELLSEQQLSVLTDYVSFLEA from the exons ATGGTTCACTTAAAAATGGCAAAAGAAAATGTTGATTATAAAAAACTTCAAACTGACTTAGAACAGCAAGAATTAGAG TCAGCAGGAGGGGTGGCACCTGCCCAGGTGTATAATCAGCTGCTAGCTCTCTACCTACTTCATAATGACAT gtgCAATGCCAAATTTCTATGGAAGAGGATTCCACAGACAGTAAAAAGT TCAACCCCTGAAACAGTCCAGATTTGGGCCGTAGGTCAGAAACTATGGTTACGGGACTACCCAGGAATCTACGAAGCTTTGAAAAAGGAGTGGTCAGAAAGCATCTCTCAAATAATGGAAGCTGTAAAAG CTGCCACGAGGGAAAGAGCGAAGACATTAGTATCCAAGGCCTATAGTTCCATTGATGCTGATGATTTTGCTGTATTTATGGGAATGCCTTTAAGTGAGGCGATACAAG CTGCAACACAAGAAGGATGGACATATGATTCAGCAACTAAATACATCAAACCTACAAAACCAG taATGCTAAAAGATCCAGAGTTATTAAGTGAACAGCAGTTGTCAGTGCTAACAGACTATGTGTCTTTTCTGGAGGCGTGA